From Mus musculus strain C57BL/6J chromosome 17, GRCm38.p6 C57BL/6J, the proteins below share one genomic window:
- the Akain1 gene encoding A-kinase anchor protein inhibitor 1 — translation MVFAPGEKSGKELEEVKLQNTSKQIVQNAILQAMRQVSQESLRREGRPGDSRAWGQLGGCELTKKHEKK, via the coding sequence GTGAGAAGTCTGGGAAGGAGCTAGAGGAGGTGAAGCTGCAGAACACCAGCAAGCAGATTGTCCAGAATGCCATCCTGCAAGCCATGCGGCAAGTCTCCCAGGAGAGCCTGCGGAGGGAAGGCAGACCCGGTGACAGCAGGGCCTGGGGCCAGCTGGGAGGGTGCGAGCTGACCAAGAAACATGAAAAGAAGTAA